A window of the Oncorhynchus mykiss isolate Arlee chromosome 15, USDA_OmykA_1.1, whole genome shotgun sequence genome harbors these coding sequences:
- the LOC110490322 gene encoding importin-8 isoform X1 translates to MDPNRIIQALKGTIDPNLRIAAENELNQSYKIINFAPTLLQIIVSEQVEFPVRQAAAIYLKNMVSQYWQDREPSLGEAVFPFNIHENDRTQIRDNIVEGIIQCPESIRAQLTVCLRAIIKHDFPGRWTAIVDKIGLYLQSQNSGSWYGSLLALYQLVKTYEYKKAEERDPLLAAMQIFLPRIQQLVTQLLPDSTIFSVLVQKQILKIFHALVQYSLPLQLINNTVITHWMEILRAVMDRDVPPETLEVDEDDRPDLVWWKSKKWALHIITRLFERYGSPGNVTKEYFEFADFFLKTYAVGIQQVLLKVLDQHRQKQYVTPHVLQKSLNYLNQGLSHSLTWKHMKPHMQTISQEVIFPLMCYKDEDEKLWQEDPYEYIRMKFNVYDDHALPATAAQSLLCKAARKRKEVLPQMMEFCHQIMMEPSADPRRKDGALHVIGSLAELLLKKRVYREQMELMLQNYVFPLLNSPLGYLRARSCWVLHSFSPLHFHNELVLRNAVELVKQGLLADKEMPVKVEAAIALQTLVSNQEQAKVYIRPYIRPVMQELLHVIKETENDDLTNVIQKMICEYNQEVAVIAVDMTQNLAEIFTKVLQSEEYEESEDKTVMALGILSTIDTILTVMEDHKEITQQLEGICLQVIGLVLQKPIIGMAEFYEEILSLAFGLTCQTISPQMWQLLVVLYGVFQHDCFDYFTDMMPLLHNYVTVDTDTLLSNPKYLEVIYTMCKKVLTSDAGEDAECHAAKLLEVIVLQCRGRGIDQCIPLFVEAVLERLTRGVKSSELRTMCLQVAIAALYYNPALLIHTLDNMHFPHTPLPITAHFINQWMNDTEFFLGLHDRKMCIIGLSVLMELPSRPVVVEGVAAQIVPSVLLLFLGLKHLYSSRLLNKPDLLACTGVPEEDQNEEIPSDEDEVNANRNTTMQQQTCTPVGHEDDDEEDEDYWDEEGLEGTPLEEYNTPLDYDNGEDEYQFFTAALLRVQNTDQPWYQSLTTPLSDDQKKQLQEIYSLSQQRRSTAAKGQ, encoded by the exons ATGGATCCCAATCGGATAATTCAAGCACTGAAAGGGACGATAGATCCCAACCTTCGGATAGCGGCTGAAAACGAACTCAATCAG TCGTACAAGATCATCAACTTCGCCCCCACTCTGCTCCAGATCATTGTGTCTGAACAGGTGGAGTTCCCTGTTCGCCAAGCAG CGGCCATCTACCTAAAGAATATGGTGAGCCAGTACTGGCAGGACCGTGAGCCCTCTCTAGGGGAGGCGGTGTTCCCTTTCAACATCCACGAGAACGACCGCACGCAGATCAGAGACAACATCGTGGAGGGCATCATCCAGTGTCCCGAGTCCATCCG GGCCCAGTTGACAGTGTGTTTGAGAGCCATCATAAAGCACGACTTCCCGGGGCGCTGGACGGCCATAGTGGATAAGATCGGTCTGTATCTGCAGTCTCAGAACAGTGGCAGCTGGTACGGCAGCCTCCTGGCCCTCTACCAGCTGGTCAAGACCTACGA gtatAAGAAGGCGGAGGAGAGGGATCCGCTGCTAGCAGCCATGCAGATCTTCCTGCCCCGTATACAGCAGCTTGTCACCCAGCTACTGCCTGACAGCACCATCTTCTCTGTCCTCGTACAGAAACAGATCCTCAAGATCTTCCACGCACTCGTACAG TACTCCCTGCCTCTCCAGCTGATTAATAACACAGTCATTACCCATTGGATGGAGATCCTCAGAGCTGTTATGGACAGAGATGTCCCCCCA GAGACGTTGGAAGTGGATGAAGATGACCGTCCTGACTTGGTGTGGTGGAAAAGTAAGAAGTGGGCCCTACACATCATCACCAGACTGTTCGAGAG GTACGGAAGCCCAGGCAACGTGACAAAGGAGTACTTTGAGTTTGCAGACTTTTTCTTGAAGACGTACGCTGTAGGGATCCAACAG GTCCTGTTGAAGGTGCTGGACCAACACCGACAGAAGCAGTATGTCACGCCTCACGTTCTCCAGAAATCTCTTAACTACCTGAACCAGGGCCTGTCTCACTCCCTCACCTGGAAACACATGAAGCCACACATGCAg ACCATCAGCCAAGAGGTGATCTTCCCTCTAATGTGTTACAAAGACGAGGATGAGAAACTGTGGCAGGAGGATCCATACGAGTACATCCGCATGAAGTTCA ATGTGTATGATGACCATGCCCTCCCTGCCACCGCCGCCCAGAGCCTCCTGTGTAAAGCAGCCCGCAAGAGGAAGGAG gTTCTTCCCCAGATGATGGAGTTCTGCCACCAGATCATGATGGAGCCCTCTGCTGACCCCCGCAGGAAGGATGGGGCGCTGCACGTCATCGGCTCACTGGCCGAACTCCTACTGAag AAGCGGGTGTACAGGGAGCAGATGGAGCTGATGTTACAGAACTATGTGTTCCCTCTACTCAACTCCCCTCTGGGATACCTCCGGgctagg TCGTGCTGGGTGCTGCATTCGTTCAGCCCGCTGCATTTCCATAACGAGTTGGTCCTGAGGAATGCGGTGGAGCTGGTCAAACAGGGGCTCTTAGCAGACAAGGAGATGCCCGTCAAGGTGGAGGCTGCTATCGCCTTGCAGACACTGGTCAGCAACCAGGAGCAAG ctAAGGTCTACATCAGGCCCTACATCCGGCCTGTCATGCAGGAGCTGCTCCACGTCATCAAGGAGACGGAGAACGATGACCTCACTAACGTCATTCAAAAGATGATCTGCGAGTACAACCAGGAAGTGGCTGTCATCGCCGTCGACATGACCCAGAACCTG GCTGAGATCTTCACCAAGGTGCTACAGAGTGAAGAGTATGAGGAGAGTGAAGACAAGACTGTGATGGCTCTGGGGATCCTCAGCACCATAGACACCATACTCACTGTTATGGAGGACCACAAGGAG atcaCTCAGCAGTTGGAGGGCATCTGTTTACAGGTGATAGGCCTGGTGCTGCAGAAGCCCATCATAGGTATGGCAG aGTTCTACGAGGAGATTCTGTCCCTGGCGTTTGGGTTGACCTGCCAGACCATCTCCCCTCAGATGTGGCAGCTACTGGTGGTTCTCTACGGGGTCTTCCAGCACGACTGCTTTGACTACTTCACGG ATATGATGCCTCTTTTGCACAACTACGTTACCGTGGATACAGACACGCTCCTGTCCAACCCCAAATACTTAGAGGTCATATACACCATGTgcaaaaag GTGCTGACCAGTGATGCAGGTGAGGATGCAGAGTGTCACGCTGCTAAGCTGCTAGAGGTCATCGTCCTCCAGTGTCGGGGGAGGGGCATCGACCAG tGTATCCCATTGTTCGTGGAGGCTGTGTTGGAGCGGCTAACCAGAGGTGTGAAGTCCAGTGAGCTGAGGACCATGTGTCTGCAGGTGGCCATCGCTGCTCTCTACTACAACCCAGCCCTGCTCATCCACACGCTGGACAACATGCACTTCCCCCACACCCCACTGCCCATCACCGCTCACTTCATCAACCAGTGGATGAATGATACTGAGTTCTTCCTGGG GCTCCATGACCGTAAGATGTGTATCATCGGACTGAGTGTTCTGATGGAGCTACCCTCCAGGCCAGTGGTGGTAGAAGGGGTAGCGGCTCAGATCGTCCCCAGCGTCCTGCTCCTGTTCCTGGGGCTCAAACACCTGTACTCCTCCCGCCTCCTCAACAAGCCAGACCTACTGGCCTGCACTGGGGTACCTGAGGAGGACCAGAACG AGGAGATCCCCAGTGATGAGGATGAGGTGAATGCGAACCGTAACACCACGATGCAACAGCAGACCTGCACACCCGTAGGCCACGAGGACGACGATGAGGAGGATGAAGACTACTGGGATGAAGAGGGGCTGGAGGGGACACCTCTGGAGGAGTACAACACGCCCCTGGACTATGACAATGGAGAGGACGAGTACCAGTTCTTCACCGCTGCCCTACTCA GGGTCCAGAACACTGACCAGCCTTGGTACCAGTCTCTGACCACGCCCCTCAGTGATGACCAGAAGAAACAGCTGCAGGAGATCTACAGCCTGTCCCAGCAGAGGAGGAGCACCGCCGCCAAGGGCCAATG A
- the LOC110490322 gene encoding importin-8 isoform X2: MDPNRIIQALKGTIDPNLRIAAENELNQSYKIINFAPTLLQIIVSEQVEFPVRQAAAIYLKNMVSQYWQDREPSLGEAVFPFNIHENDRTQIRDNIVEGIIQCPESIRAQLTVCLRAIIKHDFPGRWTAIVDKIGLYLQSQNSGSWYGSLLALYQLVKTYEYKKAEERDPLLAAMQIFLPRIQQLVTQLLPDSTIFSVLVQKQILKIFHALVQYSLPLQLINNTVITHWMEILRAVMDRDVPPETLEVDEDDRPDLVWWKSKKWALHIITRLFERYGSPGNVTKEYFEFADFFLKTYAVGIQQVLLKVLDQHRQKQYVTPHVLQKSLNYLNQGLSHSLTWKHMKPHMQTISQEVIFPLMCYKDEDEKLWQEDPYEYIRMKFNVYDDHALPATAAQSLLCKAARKRKEVLPQMMEFCHQIMMEPSADPRRKDGALHVIGSLAELLLKKRVYREQMELMLQNYVFPLLNSPLGYLRARSCWVLHSFSPLHFHNELVLRNAVELVKQGLLADKEMPVKVEAAIALQTLVSNQEQAKVYIRPYIRPVMQELLHVIKETENDDLTNVIQKMICEYNQEVAVIAVDMTQNLAEIFTKVLQSEEYEESEDKTVMALGILSTIDTILTVMEDHKEITQQLEGICLQVIGLVLQKPIIEFYEEILSLAFGLTCQTISPQMWQLLVVLYGVFQHDCFDYFTDMMPLLHNYVTVDTDTLLSNPKYLEVIYTMCKKVLTSDAGEDAECHAAKLLEVIVLQCRGRGIDQCIPLFVEAVLERLTRGVKSSELRTMCLQVAIAALYYNPALLIHTLDNMHFPHTPLPITAHFINQWMNDTEFFLGLHDRKMCIIGLSVLMELPSRPVVVEGVAAQIVPSVLLLFLGLKHLYSSRLLNKPDLLACTGVPEEDQNEEIPSDEDEVNANRNTTMQQQTCTPVGHEDDDEEDEDYWDEEGLEGTPLEEYNTPLDYDNGEDEYQFFTAALLRVQNTDQPWYQSLTTPLSDDQKKQLQEIYSLSQQRRSTAAKGQ; the protein is encoded by the exons ATGGATCCCAATCGGATAATTCAAGCACTGAAAGGGACGATAGATCCCAACCTTCGGATAGCGGCTGAAAACGAACTCAATCAG TCGTACAAGATCATCAACTTCGCCCCCACTCTGCTCCAGATCATTGTGTCTGAACAGGTGGAGTTCCCTGTTCGCCAAGCAG CGGCCATCTACCTAAAGAATATGGTGAGCCAGTACTGGCAGGACCGTGAGCCCTCTCTAGGGGAGGCGGTGTTCCCTTTCAACATCCACGAGAACGACCGCACGCAGATCAGAGACAACATCGTGGAGGGCATCATCCAGTGTCCCGAGTCCATCCG GGCCCAGTTGACAGTGTGTTTGAGAGCCATCATAAAGCACGACTTCCCGGGGCGCTGGACGGCCATAGTGGATAAGATCGGTCTGTATCTGCAGTCTCAGAACAGTGGCAGCTGGTACGGCAGCCTCCTGGCCCTCTACCAGCTGGTCAAGACCTACGA gtatAAGAAGGCGGAGGAGAGGGATCCGCTGCTAGCAGCCATGCAGATCTTCCTGCCCCGTATACAGCAGCTTGTCACCCAGCTACTGCCTGACAGCACCATCTTCTCTGTCCTCGTACAGAAACAGATCCTCAAGATCTTCCACGCACTCGTACAG TACTCCCTGCCTCTCCAGCTGATTAATAACACAGTCATTACCCATTGGATGGAGATCCTCAGAGCTGTTATGGACAGAGATGTCCCCCCA GAGACGTTGGAAGTGGATGAAGATGACCGTCCTGACTTGGTGTGGTGGAAAAGTAAGAAGTGGGCCCTACACATCATCACCAGACTGTTCGAGAG GTACGGAAGCCCAGGCAACGTGACAAAGGAGTACTTTGAGTTTGCAGACTTTTTCTTGAAGACGTACGCTGTAGGGATCCAACAG GTCCTGTTGAAGGTGCTGGACCAACACCGACAGAAGCAGTATGTCACGCCTCACGTTCTCCAGAAATCTCTTAACTACCTGAACCAGGGCCTGTCTCACTCCCTCACCTGGAAACACATGAAGCCACACATGCAg ACCATCAGCCAAGAGGTGATCTTCCCTCTAATGTGTTACAAAGACGAGGATGAGAAACTGTGGCAGGAGGATCCATACGAGTACATCCGCATGAAGTTCA ATGTGTATGATGACCATGCCCTCCCTGCCACCGCCGCCCAGAGCCTCCTGTGTAAAGCAGCCCGCAAGAGGAAGGAG gTTCTTCCCCAGATGATGGAGTTCTGCCACCAGATCATGATGGAGCCCTCTGCTGACCCCCGCAGGAAGGATGGGGCGCTGCACGTCATCGGCTCACTGGCCGAACTCCTACTGAag AAGCGGGTGTACAGGGAGCAGATGGAGCTGATGTTACAGAACTATGTGTTCCCTCTACTCAACTCCCCTCTGGGATACCTCCGGgctagg TCGTGCTGGGTGCTGCATTCGTTCAGCCCGCTGCATTTCCATAACGAGTTGGTCCTGAGGAATGCGGTGGAGCTGGTCAAACAGGGGCTCTTAGCAGACAAGGAGATGCCCGTCAAGGTGGAGGCTGCTATCGCCTTGCAGACACTGGTCAGCAACCAGGAGCAAG ctAAGGTCTACATCAGGCCCTACATCCGGCCTGTCATGCAGGAGCTGCTCCACGTCATCAAGGAGACGGAGAACGATGACCTCACTAACGTCATTCAAAAGATGATCTGCGAGTACAACCAGGAAGTGGCTGTCATCGCCGTCGACATGACCCAGAACCTG GCTGAGATCTTCACCAAGGTGCTACAGAGTGAAGAGTATGAGGAGAGTGAAGACAAGACTGTGATGGCTCTGGGGATCCTCAGCACCATAGACACCATACTCACTGTTATGGAGGACCACAAGGAG atcaCTCAGCAGTTGGAGGGCATCTGTTTACAGGTGATAGGCCTGGTGCTGCAGAAGCCCATCATAG aGTTCTACGAGGAGATTCTGTCCCTGGCGTTTGGGTTGACCTGCCAGACCATCTCCCCTCAGATGTGGCAGCTACTGGTGGTTCTCTACGGGGTCTTCCAGCACGACTGCTTTGACTACTTCACGG ATATGATGCCTCTTTTGCACAACTACGTTACCGTGGATACAGACACGCTCCTGTCCAACCCCAAATACTTAGAGGTCATATACACCATGTgcaaaaag GTGCTGACCAGTGATGCAGGTGAGGATGCAGAGTGTCACGCTGCTAAGCTGCTAGAGGTCATCGTCCTCCAGTGTCGGGGGAGGGGCATCGACCAG tGTATCCCATTGTTCGTGGAGGCTGTGTTGGAGCGGCTAACCAGAGGTGTGAAGTCCAGTGAGCTGAGGACCATGTGTCTGCAGGTGGCCATCGCTGCTCTCTACTACAACCCAGCCCTGCTCATCCACACGCTGGACAACATGCACTTCCCCCACACCCCACTGCCCATCACCGCTCACTTCATCAACCAGTGGATGAATGATACTGAGTTCTTCCTGGG GCTCCATGACCGTAAGATGTGTATCATCGGACTGAGTGTTCTGATGGAGCTACCCTCCAGGCCAGTGGTGGTAGAAGGGGTAGCGGCTCAGATCGTCCCCAGCGTCCTGCTCCTGTTCCTGGGGCTCAAACACCTGTACTCCTCCCGCCTCCTCAACAAGCCAGACCTACTGGCCTGCACTGGGGTACCTGAGGAGGACCAGAACG AGGAGATCCCCAGTGATGAGGATGAGGTGAATGCGAACCGTAACACCACGATGCAACAGCAGACCTGCACACCCGTAGGCCACGAGGACGACGATGAGGAGGATGAAGACTACTGGGATGAAGAGGGGCTGGAGGGGACACCTCTGGAGGAGTACAACACGCCCCTGGACTATGACAATGGAGAGGACGAGTACCAGTTCTTCACCGCTGCCCTACTCA GGGTCCAGAACACTGACCAGCCTTGGTACCAGTCTCTGACCACGCCCCTCAGTGATGACCAGAAGAAACAGCTGCAGGAGATCTACAGCCTGTCCCAGCAGAGGAGGAGCACCGCCGCCAAGGGCCAATG A